A single Danio aesculapii chromosome 19, fDanAes4.1, whole genome shotgun sequence DNA region contains:
- the rnmt gene encoding mRNA cap guanine-N7 methyltransferase translates to MMAQNSRLFEMDSPYADAKVDKDSVGSSFDSSQTSTSSSSSSLKRRRDGDEEDDDHSPSKKLVTEDSLHSQKVATHYNKIKECGLAERNKSRIVYMRNFNNWLKSVLIAEILDKVRQRRREVTVLDLGCGKGGDLLKWKKGRIDKLVCADIAAVSIEQCQQRYNDVRRRGHPNDRTFSAEFVTADCSRELLSEKLQDPELQFDVCSCQFVYHYSFESESQADTMLRNACERLRPGGFFIGTTPDAYELVKRLEESDSNSFGNEVFRVTFQKKGEYPLFGCQYDFSLEGVVNVPEFLVYFPLFVEMAKKYNMRLVYKKTFKEFFEEKVKDGKNKDLMQWMQALEQYPPDERGQLSSSGPGEYDHAKRKAADPAVRRPLGTLSKSEWEATSIYLVYVFEKMS, encoded by the exons ATGATGGCGCAAAACTCAA GATTGTTCGAGATGGACAGTCCGTATGCTGATGCTAAGGTCGATAAGGACAGCGTAGGATCATCTTTTGATAGTTCGCAGACTTCAACTTCATCATCCTCATCGTCACTGAAGAGACGGCGGGACGGTGATGAAGAGGATGACGATCACTCTCCCAGTAAAAAGCTG GTCACAGAAGATTCATTACACAGTCAAAAGGTGGCAACACATTACAACAAAATTAAGGAGTGTGGCTTGGCTGAACGGAATAAAAGCAGGATAGTCTACATGCGCAATTTCAACAACTGGTTGAAGAGCGTGCTTATCG CTGAGATCTTGGACAAGGTCAGGCAAAGACGAAGAGAGGTGACTGTACTGGATCTGGGCTGTGGAAAAGGAGGAGACCTTCTCAAATGGAAGAAAGGTCGGATTGATAAACTGGTGTGTGCAG ATATCGCTGCTGTGTCAATTGAGCAGTGTCAGCAGCGCTATAATGATGTCAGACGGAGGGGTCACCCAAATGACCGTACCTTCTCTGCCGAGTTCGTCACTGCAGACTGCAGCAGG GAACTGCTGTCTGAGAAGTTGCAAGACCCTGAGCTGCAGTTTGACGTGTGCAGCTGTCAGTTTGTGTATCATTATTCCTTTGAGAGCGAGTCGCAGGCTGACACCATGCTGAGAAATGCCTGTGAGAGACTCCGGCCTGGAGGATTCTTCATCGGGACAACTCCTGATGCATATGAGCTGGT GAAACGCTTAGAGGAATCCGACTCCAACAGTTTTGGAAATGAAGTATTCAGGGTGACCTTCCAGAAGAAAGGAGAATATCCTCTGTTCGGCTGTCAGTATGATTTCAGCTTGGAGGGAGTCGTCAATGTCCCAGAGTTTCTGGTGTATTTCCCGCTGTTTGTGGA AATGGCAAAGAAGTACAACATGCGTCTGGTTTACAAGAAAACCTTCAAAGAGTTCTTTGAGGAGAAAGTTAAAGATGGCAAAAATAAGGATCTAATGCAGTGGATGCAGGCTCTGGAG CAATACCCTCCGGATGAGAGGGGCCAACTGTCATCCAGCGGTCCGGGGGAGTACGACCATGCCAAGAGAAAAGCTGCAGATCCTGCTGTTAGACGTCCACTG GGAACATTGAGCAAGTCTGAGTGGGAGGCTACAA GCATATACCTGGTGTATGTGTTTGAGAAAATGTCATGA
- the fam210aa gene encoding uncharacterized protein C18orf19 homolog A — protein MQRFVCSGVFRQTSVLLHTSAVSRSHITRMQDSPSHRSLKQLISSQRWLSSTTALRSPTSQKTSAPGQEEPDPLQDKSSGLIQRFKKTFKQYGKVMIPVHLLTSTMWFGTFYYAAMKGVNLVPFLEYVGFPDKVVKLLENSQSGYALTAYAMYKIATPARYTVTLGGTSLSVKYLRKHGYMSTPPPVKEYLQEKMEETKERISGKMEETKDRFSERMEETKDKLNEKLQETKDKVSFRKKRE, from the exons ATGCAGCGGTTTGTGTGCTCTGGAGTCTTCAGGCAGACGTCTGTCCTGCTGCATACCAGCGCTGTGTCCCGTAGCCATATCACACGGATGCAGGATTCCCCGTCCCATCGCAGCCTGAAACAGCTGATCTCCAGCCAGCGATGGCTCAGCTCCACCACCGCCCTACGTTCTCCGACCTCACAGAAAACCTCTGCTCCAGGACAGGAGGAGCCAGACCCTCTCCAAGACAAATCCAGTGGCCTCATTCAGAGATTCAAGAAAACTTTTAAGCAGTACGGCAAAGTCATGATCCCTGTGCACCTGCTGACCTCTACTATGTGGTTCGGCACCTTCTACTATGCTGCAATGAA AGGAGTGAATTTGGTGCCATTTCTGGAATATGTTGGGTTTCCTGACAAGGTAGTAAAGCTCCTGGAGAACTCTCAGAGCGGCTATGCACTGACAGCATATGCTATGTACAAG ATCGCAACACCAGCGAGGTACACGGTGACTCTAGGAGGAACATCCCTGTCTGTGAAGTACCTGAGGAAACATGGCTACATGTCCACACCTCCACCTGTCAAAGAATACCTGCAGGAGAAGATGGAGGAGACCAAAGAGAGGATCTCTGGCAAGATGGAGGAAACCAAGGATCGTTTCTCTGAAAGAATGGAGGAAACAAAAGACAAGTTGAATGAAAAACTTCAAGAAACCAAAGACAAAGTGTCTTTCAGAAAGAAAAGAGAATAG